In Sphingobacteriaceae bacterium, the following proteins share a genomic window:
- the recN gene encoding DNA repair protein RecN, translating into MLKRLYISNFALINEMDVVFPGSLTVITGETGAGKSIFLEALGLALGKRADLAALKNKTKKCIVEAEFEAKELDLASFFEENDLDPEPTIILRREISVDGKSRSFLNDSVVSLAALKNLSEKLIDIHSQHQTLLLNQGNFQLEVLDAFAGSLGLFKEYKTEYTKLNRLTSSLKSLLDQEAQARKELDYFQFLFDELEQVEIVPGQLHALEEESTSLENAETIKGNLLQAATAISGGDANVLSALSSVKNAIQSISKYGKNYAEFYERVNSVYIELKELAGDLEDSEGQVHFDNSKLEEVNSKMDKMNRLLKKHAVTTEEDLVKIKTEIEEKLSQFGSLENEIEKNKKEIVKLTAGCTKIAKELTQLRTRATLGIEKQVKEILTDLSMENANFKIELSQQTEIGSTGFDQVKFLFSANKGGHLDELHKVASGGELSRLMLSLKALLATKKQLPTIIFDEIDTGVSGDVADKIGNILLKMGGTMQVITITHLPQMASKGQHHLFVYKKDDEDKTVSYIKQLSKEDRVIEIAKMLSTSNPTQSALKNAKELLSLH; encoded by the coding sequence ATGTTAAAGAGATTGTACATAAGTAATTTTGCACTTATTAATGAAATGGATGTTGTTTTTCCAGGTAGCCTAACGGTTATTACCGGTGAAACAGGAGCAGGAAAGTCAATTTTCCTTGAGGCTTTGGGGCTGGCGCTTGGCAAAAGGGCAGATCTCGCTGCCTTAAAAAATAAAACCAAAAAATGTATTGTAGAAGCTGAATTTGAGGCTAAAGAACTCGATCTGGCATCTTTCTTCGAAGAGAACGATCTGGATCCCGAGCCTACAATTATTTTAAGACGCGAAATAAGTGTGGATGGAAAATCACGAAGTTTTTTAAATGATTCTGTTGTTAGTTTAGCAGCGTTAAAAAATTTATCTGAAAAATTAATTGACATCCATTCACAGCATCAAACACTTTTATTAAACCAAGGCAACTTTCAATTAGAGGTTCTGGATGCCTTCGCTGGAAGTTTGGGTTTATTTAAAGAATATAAAACAGAATATACAAAGCTAAACAGACTGACAAGTTCCCTGAAATCTTTATTAGATCAGGAAGCGCAAGCAAGAAAAGAACTTGACTACTTCCAGTTTTTGTTCGATGAATTAGAGCAGGTGGAAATTGTTCCGGGGCAATTACATGCATTGGAAGAGGAAAGCACATCTTTAGAAAATGCTGAAACAATAAAAGGGAATTTGTTACAAGCAGCTACAGCTATTAGCGGAGGCGATGCCAATGTGTTAAGCGCATTAAGCAGTGTAAAAAATGCTATTCAAAGCATTTCTAAATACGGAAAAAATTACGCTGAGTTTTATGAGCGCGTTAATTCGGTATACATCGAATTAAAAGAATTAGCAGGGGATCTCGAAGATTCGGAGGGGCAGGTACACTTCGATAATTCGAAACTCGAGGAGGTTAACTCTAAAATGGACAAGATGAATCGTTTGCTTAAAAAGCATGCGGTAACAACAGAGGAAGATCTTGTTAAAATAAAAACAGAAATAGAAGAGAAGCTTAGCCAGTTTGGGTCGTTGGAAAATGAGATTGAAAAAAATAAAAAGGAAATTGTAAAGTTAACAGCTGGATGTACAAAAATTGCAAAGGAATTAACGCAGCTTAGAACTAGAGCGACCCTTGGTATTGAAAAGCAGGTTAAGGAAATTCTCACAGACTTGTCGATGGAGAACGCAAATTTTAAAATTGAATTAAGTCAGCAAACAGAGATTGGTTCAACCGGATTTGACCAGGTTAAGTTTTTGTTCTCGGCAAATAAAGGCGGGCATCTTGACGAGTTGCACAAAGTAGCAAGTGGTGGAGAGCTTTCGCGCTTGATGCTAAGTTTAAAAGCCTTGCTGGCTACTAAAAAGCAATTACCCACTATTATTTTTGACGAGATTGATACCGGTGTTAGCGGCGATGTTGCAGACAAAATAGGAAACATCTTATTAAAAATGGGCGGTACCATGCAGGTTATTACGATAACACACCTTCCACAAATGGCAAGCAAAGGTCAGCATCATTTATTCGTTTATAAAAAAGACGATGAAGACAAGACGGTTTCTTATATTAAACAACTCAGCAAAGAGGATCGTGTTATTGAAATAGCAAAAATGCTAAGTACAAGTAATCCTACGCAATCAGCATTAAAAAACGCGAAGGAATTACTCAGCCTCCATTAA
- a CDS encoding RNA polymerase subunit sigma: MRQLKITKQITNRETASLDMYLQDIGRVELITAQDEVVLAQKIRAGDQKALDKLVKANLRFVVSVSKQYQNQGLSLPDLINEGNFGLIKAAQRFDETRGFKFISYAVWWIRQSILQALAEQSRIVRLPLNKIGAINKINKTMSKLEQDLEREPSYNELSDVLDMLPQDIRDTMRNQSRHMSMDAPLSSSNEDGGSLYDLMQNEASQNPDRLLLTESLQLEIFRALNTLTEREADVVKLFFGLAGKHAHSLEEIGEKFQLTRERVRQIKEKAVRRLKHGSRSRLLKAYLG, from the coding sequence ATGAGACAGTTAAAAATTACCAAACAGATCACTAACCGCGAAACAGCGTCATTAGACATGTATTTGCAGGACATTGGACGCGTTGAATTAATCACGGCCCAGGACGAAGTTGTTTTAGCTCAAAAAATCAGAGCCGGGGACCAAAAAGCTTTGGATAAGCTTGTAAAAGCAAATTTGCGCTTTGTTGTTTCGGTAAGCAAACAATATCAAAACCAAGGTTTGAGTTTGCCAGATCTAATTAACGAGGGAAATTTCGGTTTAATTAAAGCGGCTCAGCGTTTCGATGAAACAAGAGGATTTAAATTTATCTCCTATGCCGTTTGGTGGATTCGCCAAAGTATTTTACAGGCTTTGGCAGAACAAAGTCGTATTGTACGCTTGCCCTTAAATAAAATCGGCGCTATCAACAAAATCAACAAAACCATGTCTAAGCTTGAACAAGATTTAGAGCGCGAACCGAGTTATAACGAGTTAAGCGATGTGTTGGATATGTTGCCACAGGATATTCGTGATACGATGCGTAATCAAAGCCGTCACATGAGTATGGACGCTCCTTTAAGCAGTTCTAACGAAGATGGAGGCAGCCTTTACGATCTCATGCAAAATGAAGCTTCGCAAAATCCTGATAGATTACTCTTAACAGAAAGTTTACAACTGGAAATTTTCAGAGCTCTAAATACCCTTACCGAAAGAGAAGCCGATGTAGTAAAATTGTTTTTTGGTTTAGCGGGAAAACATGCTCACTCTTTAGAAGAGATCGGTGAAAAATTTCAATTGACTCGTGAGCGCGTGCGCCAGATTAAAGAAAAAGCCGTGCGCCGCTTAAAACATGGCTCCCGCAGCCGTTTACTCAAAGCCTATTTAGGTTAA